Proteins encoded by one window of Sciurus carolinensis chromosome 12, mSciCar1.2, whole genome shotgun sequence:
- the Taf1a gene encoding TATA box-binding protein-associated factor RNA polymerase I subunit A, whose protein sequence is MSDFSEEVTKPVSEDDQVETSVLTGTGMYFPWLQKHLETVVTGGKKKKDFAQTTSACLNFIQEALLKHQWQQAAEYMHSYLQILEDSDSYKRQAAPEVIWRLGSEILFYHPKSNVETFSAFADRMKNIGVLNYLKISLQHALYLLHHGLLEDANRNLSQAETWRYGEKSSSQEILINLVQAYKGLLQYYTWCKKKTELSKLDEDDYAYSTATQNMLSESWKTSVNICALIKTPGVWDPFVKSYVEMLEFCGDQDEARKILTNYAYDEKFPSNPNAHIYLYNFLKREKAPRAKLLNVLKILYQIVPSHKLMLEFHLLLRKSEKEEHRKLGLEVLFGVLDFAGCTKNITAWKYLAKYLRQLLMENHLVWVQEEWNSRKNWWPTFHFSYFWAKSDWKEDTDLACEKAFVAGILLGKGCRYFRYILKQDHQVLRKKIKRMKKSVKKYSIVNPRV, encoded by the exons ATGAGTGATTTCAGTGAAGAAGTGACCAAGCCCGTTTCAGAGGATGACCAGGTGGAAACATCTGTGCTCACTGGTACAGGAATGTATTTTCCTTGGCTTCAAAAGCATTTAGAAACTGTAG TGACtggagggaaaaagaagaaggattTTGCTCAGACAACAAGTGcttgtttaaattttatccaAGAAGCTCTGCTGAAGCACCAGTGGCAGCAAGCTGCAGAATACATGCACAGCTATTTGCAGATCTTGGAAGATTCAGACAGCTACAAAAGGCAGGCTGCACCTGAG GTTATTTGGAGGCTTGGAAGTGAAATTCTCTTTTATCACCCCAAAAGCAATGTGGAGACTTTCAGTGCCTTTGCTGATCGGATGAAAAATATTGGCGTCCTGAATTATTTGAAG ATCTCCTTACAACATGCATTGTACCTTCTGCATCATGGATTGCTTGAGGATGCAAACAGAAATCTAAGTCAGGCAGAGACATGGAGATATGGTGAAAAATCATCTTCCCAGGAAATATTAATCAATCTTGTTCAGGCCTACAAAGGACTTTTGCAGTATTATACATGGTGTAAAAAGAAAACGGAATTGTCAAAGCTTG ATGAGGATGATTATGCATACAGCACAGCAACCCAAAATATGCTCAGTGAGAGCTGGAAGacatctgtaaatatttgtgcatTGATTAAAACTCCTGGAGTTTGGGACCCTTTTGTGAAAAGTTATGTAGAG ATGCTGGAATTCTGTGGTGATCAAGATGAGGCCCGAAAGATACTCACTAATTATGCTTATGATGAAAAGTTCCCATCAAATCCGAATGCCCATATATACTTATACAATTTTCTAAAGAGAGAAAAGGCACCTAGAGCGAAACTGTTAAACGTGCTTAAG attttgtatcAGATTGTACCCTCTCATAAACTGATGCTAGAATTCCATTTGTTACTTAGAAAATCAG aaaaagaagagcacCGTAAATTGGGGTTGGAAGTATTATTTGGAGTCTTGGATTTTGCTGGATGCACGAAGAACATAACTGCATGGAAATACTTGGCTAAATATTTGAGACAGCTCTTAATGGA gaatCATCTTGTGTGGGTTCAAGAAGAGTGGAACTCCAGGAAAAACTGGTGGCCAACTTTTCACTTCAGCTACTTTTGGGCAAAAAGTGATTGGAAGGAAGATACAGATTTGGCTTGTGAGAAAGCTTTTGTAGCTGGAATACTGTTAGGAAAag gttgtaGGTATTTTcgatatattttaaaacaagatcaTCAAGTGTTACGGAAGAAAATTAAGCGAATGAAGAAATCAGTGAAAAAATACAGTATTGTAAATCCAAGAGTCTGa